The Deltaproteobacteria bacterium HGW-Deltaproteobacteria-4 genome segment GCCGGCGAGGTCCATGCCCTCCTCGGTACCAACGGCACCGGAAAGAGCAGCCTCGCTTATCTGATCATGGGCTGCGAAGGATATGCGCCGAACCGTGGAGCGATCATCTTTGCCGGGCAAAGGATCAACAAACTCAAGCTGCATGAGCGCGCCCGTCTCGGCATTGCCCTGGCGTGGCAGGAACCGGTCCGCTTCGAGGGGCTGTCGGTGCGGGATTATCTGCTGCTGCGGGACAAGGGAGGCGATGCCGGTGCGGCCCTGCGACTGGTCGGACTGGAGCCGGAGCTCTACCTGCGGCGACTAGTCGACAAATCACTGAGTGGCGGTGAGCGCAAGCGCATTGAACTCGCTTCGATCTTCGCCCTGCAGCCGCGATGCGCCATCCTTGATGAACCCGATTCCGGCATCGACATGCTCTCCACTGCCGATCTCCTCAATGTCA includes the following:
- a CDS encoding ABC transporter ATP-binding protein, which encodes MALLELHDISYRTPERLILAGLSLTVEAGEVHALLGTNGTGKSSLAYLIMGCEGYAPNRGAIIFAGQRINKLKLHERARLGIALAWQEPVRFEGLSVRDYLLLRDKGGDAGAALRLVGLEPELYLRRLVDKSLSGGERKRIELASIFALQPRCAILDEPDSGIDMLSTADLLNVINAFRAMGAAVLLITHREEIALQADRASQLCGGRIVYSGTPAQVTTFYKERRCQLCDGEVCSHD